The following coding sequences are from one Salvia hispanica cultivar TCC Black 2014 chromosome 3, UniMelb_Shisp_WGS_1.0, whole genome shotgun sequence window:
- the LOC125211635 gene encoding LOW QUALITY PROTEIN: rop guanine nucleotide exchange factor 3-like (The sequence of the model RefSeq protein was modified relative to this genomic sequence to represent the inferred CDS: inserted 1 base in 1 codon) — protein sequence MESLSNSDESYDAGYQPSPSSADHSLDSFAYCRTNSEASAFSEDHSCFEPASPLSWQGLKSPARAXLSRLGMRQHKHGLDDEIMDLELELMKERFSRLLLGEDMSGSGKGVCTAVAISNAITNLYASVFGQQQRLEPLHHEKKGDVEEKMNCLLSVCDYILEFRPSLQTLKDGTTLEVMASRPRSDIHINLPALKKLDALLLDVLDSFRDNEFWYAEQGSMSGNSTRSGSFRRIVQPQTQRNEEKWWLPVPCVPLGGLSEKSKKHLRQKHDRASQIHKAAMAINSGILSEMQIPESYMATLPKSGKAIVGDTIYRYMYNAEKFSPNHLLDSLNISSEHEALELADKVEASMHTWRRKICIAHSKTSWEVVKDLMSDIDRNDKNHILAARAETLLFCLKQRYPELSQTTLDTSKIQYNKDVGQAVLESYSRVLEGLAFNIIAWIDDVLFVDETMKSQE from the exons ATGGAGAGCTTATCAAACAGTGATGAGAGTTATGATGCAGGATATCAGCCTTCTCCTTCTTCAGCAGATCATTCGCTTGACTCGTTCGCCTACTGCCGGACTAACTCTGAAGCCTCGGCCTTCTCCGAAGATCACAGCTGCTTTGAACCCGCCTCGCCTCTCAGCTGGCAAGGCCTCAAGTCCCCTGCACGCG GCCTCTCCAGATTAGGCATGAGGCAGCACAAGCATGGCTTGGATGATGAGATCATGGATCTAG AGCTGGAGTTGATGAAGGAGAGATTTTCAAGGCTGTTGCTGGGAGAGGATATGTCTGGAAGTGGTAAAGGAGTCTGCACTGCTGTTGCAATCTCAAATGCCATAACCAATCTTTATG CTTCTGTGTTTGGTCAGCAGCAGAGGTTAGAGCCACTGCATCATGAGAAAAAGGGTGATGTGGAAGAGAAAATGAACTGTCTATTATCTGTGTGTGATTACATACTAGAATTCAGACCTTCATTGCAGACATTAAAAGATGGGACTACTTTAGAG GTGATGGCAAGCAGGCCAAGATCAGACATTCACATCAACCTCCCAGCTTTGAAGAAACTCGACGCACTCCTCctg GATGTTCTTGACAGCTTCCGGGATAATGAGTTTTGGTATGCTGAGCAGGGGAGTATGTCAGGGAACTCGACCCGTTCTGGATCATTCAGGAGGATCGTTCAGCCACAGACACAGCGGAACGAGGAGAAATGGTGGCTACCTGTTCCCTGCGTCCCCCTTGGTGGCCTCTCCGAGAAAAGCAAGAAACATCTGAGGCAGAAGCACGACCGTGCTAGCCAGATTCACAAGGCAGCAATGGCAATAAACAGTGGCATTCTTTCTGAAATGCAGATCCCAGAATCATACATGGCTACCCTGCCCAAG AGTGGAAAAGCAATTGTGGGAGATACAATCTACCGCTACATGTACAATGCGGAGAAGTTCTCACCTAATCATCTGCTTGATTCTCTCAACATAAGCTCCGAGCACGAAGCCCTCGAGCTGGCAGACAAAGTCGAGGCTTCCATGCACACATGGCGGAGGAAAATTTGCATCGCTCACTCAAAAACATCATGGGAAGTGGTTAAAGATCTCATGTCTGACATAGATAGGAATGACAAGAACCATATCTTGGCTGCAAGAGCGGAGACTCTCTTATTCTGCTTGAAGCAGAGATACCCCGAGCTTTCACAAACTACATTGGATACAAGTAAAATCCAATACAACAAG GATGTAGGACAGGCGGTGCTTGAGAGCTATTCAAGAGTACTTGAAGGTTTGGCATTTAACATCATTGCTTGGATTGATGATGTACTGTTCGTAGATGAAACGATGAAAAGTCAAGAGTAG